From Chondrocystis sp. NIES-4102:
TGAACCGAGCGATTTTGAAGGTTATGGCTATATTATTATTGGTTGTCCTACCTGGAATGTTGGAGAACTACAAAGCGATTGGGAAGATTTCTACGATGAGTTAGGTAACATCGACTTCGCTGACAAAAAAGTTGCTTATTTTGGAGAAGGAGATGAGGCAGGTTATCCCGATACTTTTCAAGATGCGATGGGGATGTTGGAAGAAAAAATTTCAGAACTCGGTGGCGAAACCGTTGGCTATTGGTCTACAGAGGGTTATGAGTTTAGCGATTCTAAAGCACTCCGCGATGGCAAATTTGTCGGTTTGGCATTAGATGAAGATAATCAATCCGATTT
This genomic window contains:
- a CDS encoding flavodoxin, yielding MAKIGLFYGTQTSNTQTAAEMIQKEFGGDGIVDLYDISQTEPSDFEGYGYIIIGCPTWNVGELQSDWEDFYDELGNIDFADKKVAYFGEGDEAGYPDTFQDAMGMLEEKISELGGETVGYWSTEGYEFSDSKALRDGKFVGLALDEDNQSDLTEERIKTWVAQLKQELGV